One Plasmodium knowlesi strain H genome assembly, chromosome: 10 genomic window carries:
- a CDS encoding structural maintenance of chromosomes protein 6, putative, with protein sequence MDTFPTSYNMKNSESGSTASLESGTNVHERNILFEGEDGMSRCRKRKRKRRREHAHEADTLDEWNEEKVASETSYADKEKDGKREKRNGRSRKCEDLHTNDSISNCEKSSDLSFSDGSWFKKKGHSASGDDEMKMSPAHRGGTTTDKRMKRKKKTSKLGKGKQNGADHYSESRKEEEIFTNLSQMESVLKGKQGGMVIEDTCSDGDNGNYNGFDSGVEKDDHFSDGSVLKEGDANVLRDCDLRDFHGSTGKIIKLRIRNFLNHENLEMSFNSNKNIIIGKNGKGKSAIAQAVAVGLGSQGKHAGRDISLSNYIKDYDKNKKNLVCYIEIFLSNSGKNSYKRELYGDVIVVKRILSAHTSKFFLYGVKQNTKDGTSMYVHAPEVETPGKANIATCGTPHEPNPPNLTDWKIHGRNANRSARRKAFIDSYLNFIKLNIRSPCVYLDQEKGKQFFSNITEKALHKFFMNSVGLDIVESEIEKENELLENCVVQIKHKETQLSPQVEEMKRMKERNEMLKGEFERLKVLDNNYKMVVFFNLLKNTIILFNEYLKSENLKNEQVIISIQKKMNRLVDQIELVKMDVKKVVERDTEVYHFVKKNQDKVEKYTDMICQLNELKNEYANRRNEIVSYLSSFEKAKENKNLLQEHLHNYQSEMDKINEKMKEETERETQLRNEISKRENQIYEMEYTISKGHNAVEEISKKMHLLKIHSSKIQKIKNTQIKRKIYTYGYDIYSVRSNILKNYKIVNSSDDFCSSVLYPPELFPHGKNSVLIHNENVKQTHVKEENCDLVFKYEPIGPVGEYIRLRESVVNEKVLSIIEKHLGDLFYSWLVSCYEDKNKLSNMEIENKNKMNIIVTNAFQHINRKTLLQNIHSILNKMNGKTIYSFLNIDLLPTSLLFYLHDNFKVVQTLVCNNSEELHELLRTNDKKIVKSIYVVDEFVVVKVLPNGGLHYQPSKEDYYKKPMFLNMHNEEQSMYKTTEGGTTLDHKHQNGTNIVTSGANGTVDNSNGLTTTASTKHNPGEDGVANSDYKTNEENLSELEKRKEEKNEEIVRTSKKLLSCKNVLESLNESLKKCQYGQDELKYQHRNIEELIQNHDDIFSEQMDLEIKEKNKDIDEIDENVIEIDKYVETLEGKKRNTLDICLTHKRLTSTHANYLSRKKNKISSLIEEYNNLCEVLTKLERDKLRNDEIASKNKRNFLVAINKLHNIYFECLANEFPIADAFLENPFLVLRGRPANVPITNILIDRSVEENQVKDANPEGVEESRGENSTLRKQCEEKTYEHIKNDDDVEEGTVRVTFTVEHPNSGTSKGESIFTCVPLSNLSSFNQLFVLSRKDEGTMDKEESNYNVDVNSCDKKRESEIKVLRDLEQYVKEVLTGGKTSTNRIESNVAPIGGSHGNLFSEEGDSCEEDAANNTTNSAGKESPDDGAKADDIAVDLLDENYADVLWKKRCNKKKEITEMLKINGFNQNDNTDNSIKNYFHSLIEQYENEEKSYKTQMKQINDLKNNYDMHLANIKLRKTKFGQVLKKTKEQITTHFKNMLKGMNNYQGKIEFDDLNRNLKVLVSINQDLSKNIFMEISSLSGGERSTIQMALLASLSLTETSSFHIFDELDVYMDELTRVKNMQRFCEFIEQNNDKQYFFITPHIEITELFLGDAKEKKAKILNLS encoded by the exons ATGGACACATTTCCAACTTCTTATAACATGAAAAATTCCGAATCTGGAAGCACGGCATCGTTAGAGAGCGGTACGAATGTGCATGAGAGAAACATACTTTTTGAAGGGGAGGATGGCATGTCCAGATGCAGGAAACGGAaacggaagaggaggagggaaCATGCGCACGAGGCAGACACGTTGGACGAATGGAACGAAGAGAAGGTAGCAAGTGAGACGAGCTATGCAGATAAAGAGAAGGATggcaaaagggagaaacgAAATGGACGATCACGCAAATGCGAAGATCTGCACACCAACGACAGTATCAGTAATTGTGAAAAATCTAGTGATCTATCCTTTTCAGATGGAAGTTGGTTTAAAAAGAAGGGTCACTCTGCTAGTGGAGATGACGAAATGAAGATGAGTCCGGCACACCGTGGGGGTACCACCACTGATAAGAGAATGaagcggaaaaagaaaacttcaaaattgggaaaaggaaagcaaaACGGCGCTGATCATTATTCGGAGAGccgaaaagaggaagagattTTTACAAACCTCTCCCAGATGGAGAGTGTGTTGAAGGGGAAACAAGGGGGAATGGTAATAGAAGACACGTGCAGTGATGGCGACAATGGTAACTACAACGGTTTCGATAGCGGTGTCGAGAAAGATGACCACTTCTCGGACGGAAGTGTCCTGAAGGAAGGCGATGCGAACGTGCTTCGCGACTGCGACCTGAGGGATTTCCACGGGAGCAcgggaaaaataatcaagTTGAGAATTCggaattttttaaaccatGAAAATTTGGAGATGTCTTTCaattcaaataaaaatataattatagggaaaaatggaaaaggaaaaagtgccATCGCTCAAGCTGTTGCAGTGGGATTAGGTAGTCAAGGAAAGCACGCAGGAAGAGATATCAGTCTCTCAAATTATATAAAAGATtacgataaaaataaaaagaatttaGTTTGTTATATAGAAATATTCTTGTCCAACTCTGGAAAAAATTCTTACAAGAGGGAATTATACGGAGATGTTATTGTAGTAAAGCGCATTTTGTCTGCACATACTAGTAAATTCTTTCTCTATGGAGTGAAGCAAAACACAAAGGATGGTACCTCCATGTATGTGCACGCCCCTGAAGTGGAAACTCCAGGAAAAGCGAATATTGCCACATGTGGAACTCCCCACGAACCTAATCCACCGAATCTAACGGATTGGAAAATCCATGGGCGTAATGCAAACAGGAGTGCAAGAAGAAAGGCATTCATAGATAGCTATCTGAACTTTATCAAACTAAATATAAGAAGCCCATGTGTGTATTTGGATCAAGAGAAGGGGAAGCAATTTTTTAGTAACATAACGGAAAAGGCATTGCACAAATTCTTTATGAATTCAGTGGGGCTAGATATAGTGGAATCCGAAATTGAGAAAGAGAATGAGCTATTAGAAAATTGCGTTGTTCAAATAAAGCATAAGGAGACTCAATTATCTCCACAGGTGGAAGAAATGAAGCGAATGAAAGAACGAAATGAAATGTTAAAAGGTGAATTCGAAAGGTTAAAAGTTTTGGAtaataattacaaaatggTTGTCTTCTTTAATCTTCTAAAGAATACCATCATTCTGTTCAATGAGTATTTAAAAtctgaaaatttaaaaaacgaaCAGGTAATTATAAGTATACAGAAAAAGATGAACAGACTTGTGGACCAAATTGAACTTGTAAAAATGGATGTCAAGAAGGTCGTCGAAAGGGATACAGAAGTttaccattttgtaaaaaagaacCAAGATAAAGTGGAAAAGTATACAGATATGATTTGCCAGTTGAATGAACTGAAGAATGAGTATGCTAATCGGAGGAACGAAATTGTGAGTTATTTGAGTTCCTTTGAGAAGgccaaggaaaataaaaacctcCTGCAGGAACATCTGCATAATTACCAATCCGAAATGGACAagattaatgaaaaaatgaaagaagaaacagagCGAGAGACACAACTTCGTAACGAAATCAGCAAGAGAGAAAACCAAATATATGAAATGGAGTACACCATAAGTAAAGGACACAACGCGGTCGAGGAAATAAGCAAGAAAATGCATCTCCTTAAAATACATTCCAgtaaaattcaaaaaataaagaacacACAAATAAAGAGGAAGATTTACACCTACGGGTATGATATTTACTCGGTTCGGagtaatattttaaaaaattacaaaattgtgaatTCTTCCGATGATTTCTGTTCCTCTGTGCTTTACCCACCAGAGCTGTTTCCCCACGGAAAGAACAGCGTATTGATTCataatgaaaatgtaaaacaaACTCACGTTAAGGAGGAGAACTGCGATTTGGTATTTAAATATGAACCGATAGGACCGGTGGGCGAATACATACGGTTGAGGGAATCTGTCGTGAATGAGAAGGTATTATCAATCATTGAAAAACATCTAGGGGATCTCTTCTACTCTTGGCTAGTCAGTTGCTATGAAGACAAAAATAAACTGAGTAACAtggaaatagaaaataagaacaaaatgaacattaTCGTAACGAACGCCTTTCAACACATAAACAGAAAAACGcttttacaaaatattcactccattttaaacaaaatgaatggaaaGACCATTTACTCCTTTTTGAATATCGATCTTCTTCCAACTTCGCTTCTCTTCTATCTGCATGATAATTTTAAAGTGGTTCAAACTTTGGTGTGTAACAATTCAGAAGAATTGCATGAACTTCTCAGAACaaacgataaaaaaattgttaagtCCATCTACGTGGTAGATGAATTTGTAGTAGTCAAGGTACTCCCCAATGGGGGATTGCATTACCAGCCTTCCAAAGAAGATTACTACAAGAAGCCCATGTTTCTGAATATGCACAATGAGGAACAGTCCATGTATAAGACAACTGAAGGGGGAACAACACTGGACCACAAGCATCAAAACGGGACGAACATCGTCACAAGTGGGGCAAATGGTACTGTTGATAACTCCAATGGTTTGACAACAACTGCGTCCACGAAGCATAACCCTGGGGAGGATGGCGTGGCAAATTCGGATTACAAaacgaatgaagaaaatttaagcgaattagaaaaaaggaaggaggaaaaaaacgaagaaatTGTCAGAACCTCCAAAAAGTTACTATCCTGTAAAAACGTCTTAGAAAGTTTAAACGAatccttaaaaaaatgtcaatATGGTCAAGACGAATTGAAATACCAGCACCGAAATATCGAGGAACTGATACAAAACCATGACgacattttttctgaacaaatGGACTtggaaattaaagaaaaaaataaggataTCGATGAAATAGATGAAAATGTTATAGAAATTGATAAGTATGTAGAAACActggaagggaagaagaggaacacTCTTGATATTTGCCTAACCCACAAACGGTTAACATCAACACATGCTAATTACTTGAgtaggaaaaagaacaaaatttctAGCTTGATTGAAGAATATAACAATCTGTGTGAAGTTCTAACCAAACTGGAACGAGATAAACTGAGAAATGATGAAATCGCTTCCAAAAATAAGAGAAATTTCTTGGTAGCCATAAACAAGCTACACaatatttattttgaatGCCTTGCAAATGAGTTTCCTATCGCGGACGCATTTTTGGAGAATCCTTTCCTGGTGCTAAGGGGAAGACCAGCTAATGTGCCAATAACCAACATTCTTATAGATCGCTCTGTGGAGGAGAATCAGGTGAAAGATGCTAACCCTGAGGGGGTGGAAGAATCACGTGGAGAAAACAGTACCCTGCGCAAACAATGTGAGGAGAaaacatatgaacatataaaaaatgacgaTGATGTTGAGGAAGGCACAGTGCGTGTTACCTTCACTGTGGAACATCCGAACAGCGGCACATCCAAGGGGGAGAGCATCTTCACCTGTGTTCCCCTCTCAAATCTGAGCTCCTTTAATCAACTCTTTGTCCTCTCAAGGAAGGACGAAGGCACCATGGACAAGGAGGAAAGTAATTACAATGTGGATGTCAATTCGtgtgataaaaaaagggaaagcgaAATAAAGGTCCTTCGAGATTTGGAACAATACGTAAAGGAAGTACTGACCGGGGGGAAGACTAGCACTAATAGGATCGAGAGCAACGTTGCTCCAATCGGGGGTAGCCATGGCAACTTGTTTAGCGAGGAAGGCGACAGTTGTGAGGAGGATGCAGCGAATAATACGACGAATAGCGCGGGGAAGGAATCTCCAGATGATGGCGCCAAAGCTGATGATATCGCCGTTGATCTGCTGGACGAAAACTACGCCGACGTGTTGTGGAAAAAGAGATgcaataaaaagaaggaaatcaCTGAGATGCTTAAAATAAACGGCTTTAACCAAAACGACAACACAGACAACtccataaaaaattatttccacAGTTTAATTGAGCAGtacgaaaatgaagaaaaaagttacaagACACAAATGAAACAAATTAACGACTTGAAAAATAACTATGACATGCATTTGGCGAACATAAAGCTACGGAAAACTAAGTTTGGtcaagttttaaaaaaaacaaaagagcAAATAACTACAcactttaaaaatatgctGAAGGGTATGAACAATTACcaaggaaaaatagaattTGACGATTTAAACCGAAATTTAAAAGTTTTGGTTTCGATTAATCAAGATTTGTccaagaatatttttatggaAATCAGCTCCTTGTCCGGTGGGGAGCGGTCAACCATTCAGATGGCTCTCCTGGCATCCTTGTCCCTCACGgaaacttcttccttccacatCTTCGACGAGCTGGACGTGTACATGGACGAGCTCACTCGGGTGAAGAA CATGCAGCGCTTTTGTGAATTTATAGAACAGAACAACGACAAGCAGTACTTCTTCATCACGCCGCACATCGAAATAACGGAGTTGTTTTTAG GAGATgccaaggagaagaaagccaaaatattaaatttgtCTTGA
- a CDS encoding zinc finger protein, putative: MMNNKNASSSSQGQQQSSLVVTQIPRKKQFYKTKMCPWFFSGRCDRGVDCLFAHSQEELNPIPDLSFTSLCPFAKKAGVCKNEKCSYAHSVCELRPTGDLYKTAPCTKFLRGKCNAESHCRHAHYIEELRPLPGNQSPSQNAINLMLAAPMAGSTQKVSKNKNGGNGGSGGNSRSNSTHANQHNQSNHNNQSNHNNQSNHNNQSNHNSQSNHSNHSNHSNQTSHSNQTNHSNHSNHNNQRNGNGYFTEEKKNAENILKSTNSLLCKFSSQNGVGSNRFSKNFEKKGTPENNISSNVNNGGAAGSLNEGMINCNVNNNINGNMKNNLSGNVTSKMSNNMNNHLKNHMNNGSISRGMNRNLNGNLNNNNMGNTMNNCMNSRMNNCGVGNSMNSAINGAMSGAVNNSMNSCMNKGMNNTVSSSVSNTVSSTVSSTVNVNRNYQKSSSYPNNLYALLKSKENNEDFSTAMNTMNIKNYMMNNNDMESANGLINPFNLRKLQNICSGSNEPNGAFKSISKLLNQDMNRSRPMNGSMHRGSLPTQLGNGVASVGTGISNLGSSMTNNMSSAMVNNMSVISNLSSGKANMSNMSNMSNMTNVTNMTNMTNMSSMTNMTNIPSNMNGTQYYNISKAKKSDVLSKYSSFQSKISSSSMRISSNSSKEYSQNNEEKKLVDTIEHMEITAQDSALKVIEDDNEKLNIADIKNFLKLLQMTNANNYKEDSFLLSDELKNSGHVMHEQQPQQSHQPQQSHQPHQTHHPHHAQHMQHTQHAQHAQHAQQAQHALQYNPGPSVKSVKNHPKQQSKNIEVMHGTHLPEHFVHTGNMPHVQNDENRMNKYDVNGDAKNIYKLNNNSLISCSNFWNYPEDELNTTASKIVQNVEIFDY, from the coding sequence ATGATGAACAACAAAAACGCTAGCAGCAGCAGCCAAGGGCAGCAACAGTCCTCCTTGGTGGTAACCCAGATTCCACGAAAGAAGCAATTTTACAAAACGAAGATGTGCCCTTGGTTCTTCTCTGGGAGGTGTGATAGAGGCGTCGACTGTTTATTTGCACATTCACAAGAAGAATTAAATCCAATACCTGATTTATCGTTCACCAGTTTATGCCCCTTTGCCAAAAAGGCAGGAGTATGcaagaatgaaaaatgcaGTTATGCACATTCGGTTTGTGAGTTAAGGCCCACCGGAGATTTATACAAAACGGCTCCATGTACAAAATTTCTCAGAGGAAAATGTAACGCAGAATCACATTGCAGGCACGCGCACTATATTGAAGAATTGCGTCCCTTACCAGGAAATCAGTCACCCTCTCAAAATGCCATCAATCTTATGCTCGCCGCCCCTATGGCTGGTTCCACTCAGAAGGtcagcaaaaataaaaatggcgGAAATGGGGGAAGCGGTGGCAACAGCAGAAGCAACAGCACCCACGCGAACCAACACAATCAAAGCAATCACAACAATCAAAGCAACCACAACAATCAAAGCAACCACAACAATCAAAGCAACCACAACAGCCAAAGCAACCATAGCAACCATAGCAACCATAGCAATCAAACCAGCCATAGCAATCAAACCAACCATAGCAACCATAGCAACCATAACAACCAGAGAAACGGCAATGGATACTTCacggaggagaagaagaacgcCGAAAACATTTTGAAGTCGACGAATTCCTTACTCTGCAAATTCTCCTCACAAAATGGAGTGGGCAGTAACCGATTTAGcaaaaatttcgaaaaaaaaggaacgccGGAAAATAATATAAGTAGCAACGTGAATAATGGAGGTGCAGCTGGTAGCTTGAACGAAGGAATGATTAACTGCAACGTGAACAACAACATCAACGGGAATATGAAGAATAACCTGAGCGGCAACGTGACGAGCAAAATGAGCAATAATATGAATAACCATCTGAAGAACCACATGAACAATGGAAGCATCAGTCGTGGCATGAATCGCAATTTGAATGGCAACCTGAATAATAACAACATGGGCAATACGATGAACAATTGTATGAACAGCCGCATGAACAACTGCGGAGTTGGCAATTCAATGAACAGTGCAATTAACGGTGCGATGAGCGGCGCAGTGAACAATTCCATGAACAGTTGCATGAATAAGGGAATGAACAACACCGTGAGCAGCAGTGTGAGTAACACCGTGAGTAGTACCGTAAGTAGCACCGTGAACGTGAACAGGAACTACCAGAAGAGTTCTTCCTACCCGAACAATCTGTACGCGTTGCTAAAGAGCAAAGAGAACAACGAGGACTTCAGTACCGCAATGAACACCATGAACATAAAGAATTACATGATGAATAACAACGATATGGAGAGCGCAAATGGCCTTATAAATCCCTTCAATTTGAGGAAGttgcaaaatatatgtagCGGATCGAACGAACCAAACGGTGCCTTCAAGTCCATCAGCAAATTGTTGAATCAGGATATGAACAGGAGTCGCCCGATGAATGGCAGCATGCACAGAGGAAGTTTACCCACCCAACTAGGTAACGGCGTGGCGAGTGTAGGTACCGGAATTTCCAATTTGGGGAGCAGTATGACAAACAATATGAGCAGCGCCATGGTGAATAACATGTCCGTGATATCTAACCTATCGAGTGGCAAGGCAAATATGAGCAACATGAGCAACATGAGCAATATGACAAATGTAACCAACATGACCAACATGACAAATATGAGTAGCATGACGAACATGACGAACATTCCCAGTAATATGAACGGTACGCAATATTACAATATAAGTAAGGCAAAGAAGAGTGATGTGTTGAGCAAGTACTCCTCATTCCAAAGTAAGATTTCATCCTCCTCCATGAGAATATCAAGCAATTCTTCAAAGGAATATTCacaaaataatgaagaaaagaaattggTTGACACTATTGAACACATGGAAATCACAGCACAGGATAGTGCACTGAAGGTTATCGAGGATGATAACGAAAAGTTGAATATTGCagatattaaaaattttttaaaattgttgcAAATGACAAATGCAAATAATTACAAGGAGGATAGTTTTCTGCTGAGTGATGAGTTAAAGAATAGTGGCCACGTTATGCATGAGCAGCAACCACAACAATCACACCAGCCACAGCAATCGCACCAACCGCATCAAACACACCACCCGCATCACGCACAACATATGCAACATACGCAACATGCACAACATGCACAACATGCACAACAGGCCCAACACGCGCTGCAGTATAACCCCGGGCCCTCGGTGAAGAGCGTAAAGAACCATCCGAAACAGCAGTCCAAGAATATTGAAGTAATGCATGGTACACATTTACCTGAACATTTCGTACACACTGGCAATATGCCCCATGtgcaaaatgatgaaaataggATGAACAAGTATGACGTAAATGGtgatgcaaaaaatatttacaagtTGAACAATAATTCACTGATTAGCTGCTCCAATTTTTGGAATTACCCAGAAGATGAGCTGAACACGACAGCATCGAAAATTGTACAGAACGTGGAAATCTTCGACTactaa
- a CDS encoding acyl-CoA synthetase, putative: MFKTTGKLLYSVKVSEPTREDATGAYRNPEYKDKLFDNFEDNPLNNMWEMFDQVAKKYKDRDCLGTRVKVDNKLGPYKWKSFTEIRELILAVGSGLVNTNACPVIRCDDTKVTRARFLGFYMPNCEEWNICDLSCSAFNIVTVPLYDSLGVESSKFILEQTLMQTIICNKACAMNLFKSLDLCERIYLKKLILVENEADTEIKEACEKHQLTIILWKDLVESGKKKLQEPRPGNLKDIACICYTSGTTGYPKGVIMTNGNFVAQLASSITGPSRMTLLDINENDTHISYLPLAHIYERIMVLVFCAQGVRTGYYSGNVQTLVEDIQELKPTLFISVPRLYNRIHERIFNSLKKKSSVVQSLFNKGLEHKIKKLNNNGIPFHFFWDKLVFNKAKKILGGNVRAMLNGSAPISPDVVKKLKAVFSVPIFEGYGMTETLGPAFISHSTDVNIGHIGGPVPCVEYRVVSVPEMNYLITDNPPRGELHLRGPAITNLGYFKLEKETNDFIDNEGWISTGDIVSFSENGSITIIDRKKNIFKLSQGEYIAVEKIESVYRQSLYISQIFVFGYSYESVLVCIVCPSLDTIEIWKNQKKINKTDEEVMQMPEYKRDVIDDLIKMGKKDGLKGYEQIKDVYFATEPFTIENDLLTPTGKIKRHAVQKKYKEQIDEMYRQLKAAA; this comes from the coding sequence ATGTTCAAGACAACGGGAAAACTTCTGTACTCCGTGAAGGTGAGTGAACCCACGAGGGAGGATGCAACGGGGGCATACAGGAACCCTGAGTATAAGGATAAGCTGTTTGATAATTTCGAAGATAATCCTTTGAACAATATGTGGGAAATGTTCGACCAGGTGGCAAAGAAGTATAAGGACCGAGATTGTTTAGGAACGCGAGTGAAGGTGGACAACAAATTGGGTCCTTACAAATGGAAATCATTCACAGAAATACGAGAATTAATTTTAGCAGTAGGATCAGGTTTAGTGAATACGAATGCATGTCCAGTGATCAGATGTGATGATACAAAAGTAACAAGGGCAAGATTTCTGGGGTTCTACATGCCAAATTGTGAAGAGTGGAATATTTGCGATTTGAGTTGTAGTGCATTTAATATAGTAACAGTGCCTTTATACGATTCATTAGGTGTAGAGTCGAGTAAATTTATTCTAGAGCAGACATTAATGCAGACGATTATTTGTAACAAAGCATGCGCCATGAATTTGTTCAAATCGCTAGATTTGTGTGAAAggatatatttaaaaaaacttaTTCTCGTGGAGAACGAAGCTGATACGGAAATTAAGGAAGCCTGTGAAAAACACCAGCTAACAATTATCCTTTGGAAAGACCTAGTCGAAtctgggaagaagaaattacaaGAACCGAGGCCAGGCAATTTAAAAGATATTGCATGTATATGCTACACATCTGGCACAACAGGATACCCCAAAGGAGTTATAATGACAAATGGAAATTTCGTAGCCCAGCTAGCTTCCTCAATAACAGGTCCTTCAAGAATGACCCTTTTGGATATTAACGAAAATGACACCCACATTTCATACCTGCCACTGGCCCATATATATGAAAGAATTATGGTGCTTGTTTTCTGTGCACAGGGGGTAAGAACTGGATACTACTCGGGGAATGTACAAACATTAGTGGAAGACATTCAAGAGTTGAAACCAACATTGTTTATTAGTGTTCCGAGATTGTACAACAGAATCCATGAACGCATATTCaattcattaaaaaaaaaatcatcagtGGTTCAATCCTTGTTTAATAAGGGTTTGGagcataaaataaaaaaactaaaCAATAATGGTATTccctttcacttcttctggGATAAACTCGTTTTCAACAAGGCCAAGAAAATTCTTGGAGGAAACGTTCGAGCTATGTTGAACGGATCGGCACCTATAAGTCCAGATGTAGTAAAGAAATTGAAGGCAGTTTTTTCTGTACCCATTTTTGAAGGTTACGGAATGACAGAAACCCTTGGTCCAGCTTTTATTTCGCATAGCACAGATGTGAATATAGGACACATAGGGGGTCCTGTTCCCTGCGTTGAATATAGAGTTGTATCCGTACCGGAAATGAACTACCTAATTACGGACAACCCACCTAGAGGAGAATTGCATTTGAGGGGGCCAGCTATCACTAATTTGGGTTAtttcaaattggaaaaggaaacgaaTGATTTTATTGACAATGAGGGATGGATAAGCACAGGTGACATTGTATCCTTTAGTGAAAATGGGTCGATTACCATTATTGataggaagaagaacattttCAAATTATCGCAAGGGGAATACATAGCTGTGGAGAAAATCGAATCCGTTTACAGACAATCTCTCTATATTAGCCAGATCTTCGTTTTTGGATATTCATACGAATCTGTGCTTGTGTGTATTGTCTGCCCCTCCTTGGACACCATAGAGATATGGAAAAatcagaagaaaattaacaaGACCGATGAGGAGGTGATGCAGATGCCCGAATATAAAAGGGATGTTATTGATGATCTCatcaaaatggggaagaagGATGGATTGAAGGGATACGAACAAATTAAGGATGTGTACTTTGCTACGGAACCCTTCACCATCGAAAACGATTTGCTCACACCAACCGGCAAGATCAAGAGGCACGCTGTACAGAAGAAGTACAAGGAACAGATCGATGAAATGTACAGGCAACTGAAGGCGGCGGCTTGA
- a CDS encoding 7-helix-1 protein, putative yields MPSERIMMEGSDRYISNSYLEEFNESDNNEQVIRRKINEYAFKLNNEMDRHSSQSIYCGVGGIVYMDIILYEGNDDYTFLQFGNDIVRKINSYRGKDTVSFLEGPSGLYSLAIILHYYMENHSSVDKYIQYLVTYLKDKNEELVSISGECELLYGKCGCIYSFLLCKNIWMKSYHKYTILQNLYMTITSIFEYGLLKASTMWNVTSLSLYFEWHEHIYLGAAHGYAGIFLVLYKMIMFFHNNLKELCEALLGVHSIATPEVEDEEKYKSCRSNTMQKLNEYLYLIYQVTDQIMNLYLTEDFNVYSSIKKNKQHKKNDTLVQWCHGNIGFVILIIELLKCPFAPNHFVNKYNKTYLEKMGLLIWERGLLYKGMGLCHGIPGNGIAFLYLYKYTGERSWYIKALKYALFCIKYFDRLYSVPDRPNSLFEGYAGLVVFLNFVLKPDSTYFPGYDTPPDLLQTSG; encoded by the coding sequence ATGCCAAGTGAGCGCATAATGATGGAGGGGAGCGACCGGTACATTTCCAACTCCTATTTGGAGGAATTCAACGAATCAGACAATAACGAACAGgtaataagaaggaagattaaCGAATATGCTTTCAAGCTAAATAACGAAATGGATCGTCACTCAAGCCAATCCATATATTGTGGAGTGGGTGGAATCGTCTACATGGATATCATCCTGTACGAAGGTAATGACGATTACACGTTTTTACAATTTGGAAATGACATagtgaggaaaataaattcttaCAGAGGGAAAGACACAGTTAGTTTTTTAGAAGGACCCAGCGGATTGTACAGCTTGGCTATCATACTGCATTACTATATGGAAAACCATTCAAGTGTAGACAAGTATATACAATACTTGGTTACTTATTTGAAGGATAAGAATGAGGAATTGGTATCAATAAGTGGAGAGTGTGAATTGCTATATGGAAAATGTGGTTGCAtatattccttcctcttatgtaaaaatatatggatGAAATCATACCACAAATACACCATATTGCAGAATTTGTATATGACTATAACCTCCATTTTTGAATATGGCTTACTAAAAGCTTCCACCATGTGGAACGTGACATCCCTCTCACTATACTTCGAATGGCATGAACACATTTACCTCGGTGCAGCCCATGGCTATGCAGGCATATTCCTCGTCTTGTATAAAATGATCATGTTTTTTCATAACAATTTGAAAGAGCTATGTGAAGCGTTGCTAGGAGTTCATAGTATTGCCACCCCAGAGGTAGAGGATGAGGAAAAGTACAAAAGCTGTAGAAGCAACACCATGCAAAAGCTCAATGAATATCTGTACTTAATATATCAAGTAACTGATCAAATTATGAACTTGTACCTTACGGAGGATTTTAATGTTTATTCTTCcattaagaaaaataaacaacacaaaaaaaatgacacatTAGTTCAGTGGTGTCACGGAAATATCGGATTTGTCATTTTAATAATTGAGTTGCTGAAATGTCCATTTGCCCCAAACCATTTTGTCAATAAGTATAACAAAAcatatttggaaaaaatgggccTTCTCATATGGGAACGAGGGTTATTATACAAAGGGATGGGTCTTTGCCATGGCATTCCAGGTAACGGAATCGCCTTCTTATACCTGTATAAGTATACGGGTGAGAGGAGTTGGTACATTAAAGCCTTGAAGTATGCTCTCTTTTGTATTAAATATTTTGACCGGCTCTACAGCGTGCCAGACAGACCTAATTCGCTATTCGAGGGGTATGCAGGATTGGTTGTCTTCCTTAACTTTGTTTTGAAACCCGACTCGACTTACTTCCCAGGATATGACACCCCCCCCGATTTGCTCCAAACGTCGGGATAG